The following proteins come from a genomic window of Schistocerca cancellata isolate TAMUIC-IGC-003103 chromosome 10, iqSchCanc2.1, whole genome shotgun sequence:
- the LOC126106693 gene encoding CST complex subunit STN1-like isoform X2 has product MKANARKSVRRLQSCNIPVKLWIADISNMCQHHIFTFAYIFKGRFTKSVDIMGTVTSRAEYASFFIYIVDDGTGAIVCKLNKNLKIDEDRYEELLLSKKRIAESPMPAHMKQMSRMWFTSLEAFVRSPKISAASFFLSSNELILSANFFLLLEARSLTEKYSQILQ; this is encoded by the exons ATGAAAGCGAATGCAAGGAAATCGGTAAG GAGATTACAATCTTGCAACATTCCAGTGAAATTATGGATAGCAGATATCAGTAACATGTGCCAACATCATATTTTCACGTTCGCTTACATTTTTAAAGGAAGATTCACAAAGTCTGTTGATATTATGGGAACAGTGACTTCAAGAGCGGAATATGCATCGTTCTTCATATACATTG TGGATGATGGTACAGGAGCCATTGTATGCAAACTTAATAAGAACTTAAAAATAGATGAAGACAGGTATGAAGAACTTCTGCTTTCAAAGAAGAGAATTGCTGAATCCCCTATGCCAGCTCACATGAAGCAG ATGAGCAGGATGTGGTTTACCAGTTTGGAAGCTTTTGTACGGTCACCGAAGATTTCTGCAGCTTCATTCTTCTTGTCTAGTAATGAGCTTATCTTATCAGCAAACTTTTTTCTCTTGCTGGAAGCCAGATCTTTAACTGAAAAATACTCTCaaattttgcaataa
- the LOC126106692 gene encoding leucine-rich repeat-containing protein 58 codes for MSVYQAVQPEYTTSDSSDADRNVTLDYSRLLLDSDTLMYNLEEYAAKDKKATEDVDTLLLYNNHLDTLPASVSKFTNLKMLDISYNNITHLPEALTECRLTSLIARNNMLENDSFPKSFGALTSLKELNLSGNSLTSFPQQILELTALKYLYLGSNSITNIPKDVWKLQSLQYLYMGGNKLQEVPASVGKLKNLQALVLCDNLLESLPAAIANLKYLKSLLLHKNRLTVLPPEIVGLNSLAELSLRDNPLVVRFATNMSLDPPTLLELAARTVKLANVTYSPYDLPRTLVHYLDSAHHCVNPHCKGVYFDSRVEHVKFVDFCGKYRIPLMQYLCSSRCISESSPSSASESSEEEACHMVKRVLLG; via the exons ATGAGTGTGTATCAGGCAGTGCAACCGGAGTACACGACGTCTGACAGTAGTGATGCGGACAGAAACGTTACGTTGGACTATTCGAGGCTGTTACTCGATTCGGACACACTGATGTACAACTTGGAAGAGTATGCAGCGAAGGACAAAAAAGCTACTGAGGACGTAGACACGTTATTGCTGTACAACAATCATTTGGATACACTGCCGGCAAGCGTTTCGAAGTTCACAAATCTAAAAATGCTTGATATCAGTTACAATAATATAACCCACCTTCCAGAAGCATTAACGGAATGCAGACTCACCTCCCTCATAGCAAGGAATAATATGTTGGAAAATGACTCCTTCCCTAAATCGTTTGGTGCACTTACCAGTTTGAAAGAACTGAATTTGAGTGGTAATAGTCTCACGTCATTCCCACAGCAAATTTTGGAACTTACAGCACTGAAGTACTTGTACCTTGGTTCTAACAGCATCACCAACATCCCAAAAGACGTCTGGAAATTACAAAG TTTGCAGTACTTGTACATGGGTGGCAATAAACTTCAAGAAGTACCTGCATCTGTTGGTAAACTCAAAAACCTTCAAGCTTTGGTGCTGTGTGATAACTTGTTGGAAAGTCTGCCAGCAGCTATAGCAAATCTTAAGTACCTGAAGTCACTTCTGCTACACAAGAACCGTTTAACAGTTCTTCCACCAGAAATTGTGGGTCTAAACAGCCTTGCAGAA ttgagTCTCAGGGACAACCCACTTGTGGTGAGGTTTGCCACGAACATGTCTCTGGACCCTCCAACACTGTTGGAGCTGGCAGCGCGCACAGTGAAGCTTGCTAACGTCACATACTCTCCGTATGACCTCCCAAGAACTCTTGTACATTACCTGGACAGTGCACACCACTGTGTCAATCCTCACTGCAAAG gagtgtatttcgacagCCGAGTGGAACACGTGAAATTTGTCGACTTCTGTGGCAAATACAGGATACCGCTGATGCAATATCTATGCTCTTCACGTTGTATCAGCGAATCGTCCCCTTCGTCAGCAAGCGAGTCTTCGGAAGAAGAAGCATGTCATATGGTGAAGAGAGTACTGCTTGGCTGA
- the LOC126106693 gene encoding CST complex subunit STN1-like isoform X1 — protein MATNKTNNQQRRLQSCNIPVKLWIADISNMCQHHIFTFAYIFKGRFTKSVDIMGTVTSRAEYASFFIYIVDDGTGAIVCKLNKNLKIDEDRYEELLLSKKRIAESPMPAHMKQMSRMWFTSLEAFVRSPKISAASFFLSSNELILSANFFLLLEARSLTEKYSQILQ, from the exons ATGGCTACAAACAAGACGAATAATCAACAAAG GAGATTACAATCTTGCAACATTCCAGTGAAATTATGGATAGCAGATATCAGTAACATGTGCCAACATCATATTTTCACGTTCGCTTACATTTTTAAAGGAAGATTCACAAAGTCTGTTGATATTATGGGAACAGTGACTTCAAGAGCGGAATATGCATCGTTCTTCATATACATTG TGGATGATGGTACAGGAGCCATTGTATGCAAACTTAATAAGAACTTAAAAATAGATGAAGACAGGTATGAAGAACTTCTGCTTTCAAAGAAGAGAATTGCTGAATCCCCTATGCCAGCTCACATGAAGCAG ATGAGCAGGATGTGGTTTACCAGTTTGGAAGCTTTTGTACGGTCACCGAAGATTTCTGCAGCTTCATTCTTCTTGTCTAGTAATGAGCTTATCTTATCAGCAAACTTTTTTCTCTTGCTGGAAGCCAGATCTTTAACTGAAAAATACTCTCaaattttgcaataa
- the LOC126106693 gene encoding CST complex subunit STN1-like isoform X3, translating to MQGNRRLQSCNIPVKLWIADISNMCQHHIFTFAYIFKGRFTKSVDIMGTVTSRAEYASFFIYIVDDGTGAIVCKLNKNLKIDEDRYEELLLSKKRIAESPMPAHMKQMSRMWFTSLEAFVRSPKISAASFFLSSNELILSANFFLLLEARSLTEKYSQILQ from the exons ATGCAAGGAAATCG GAGATTACAATCTTGCAACATTCCAGTGAAATTATGGATAGCAGATATCAGTAACATGTGCCAACATCATATTTTCACGTTCGCTTACATTTTTAAAGGAAGATTCACAAAGTCTGTTGATATTATGGGAACAGTGACTTCAAGAGCGGAATATGCATCGTTCTTCATATACATTG TGGATGATGGTACAGGAGCCATTGTATGCAAACTTAATAAGAACTTAAAAATAGATGAAGACAGGTATGAAGAACTTCTGCTTTCAAAGAAGAGAATTGCTGAATCCCCTATGCCAGCTCACATGAAGCAG ATGAGCAGGATGTGGTTTACCAGTTTGGAAGCTTTTGTACGGTCACCGAAGATTTCTGCAGCTTCATTCTTCTTGTCTAGTAATGAGCTTATCTTATCAGCAAACTTTTTTCTCTTGCTGGAAGCCAGATCTTTAACTGAAAAATACTCTCaaattttgcaataa